In Arvicanthis niloticus isolate mArvNil1 chromosome 4, mArvNil1.pat.X, whole genome shotgun sequence, a single window of DNA contains:
- the Mrpl47 gene encoding large ribosomal subunit protein uL29m isoform X2 encodes MAATSLVGICRRASAFLKSACSLVNPKPPAHSGCRSSLHLLHENTPHATSFLQCKFLHTTLSRKGLEEFFDDPKNWGEEKVKSGASWTCQQLRNKSNEDLHKLCLLSWWVSSNAASVGNVSRFFWHMPLLSFIVVLSLELVLFKPYLFWGKSPMSCVGCLCGSVPALTRLWSGTYPVPQCQSWPGCGVKPTQSFSASPGQAAE; translated from the exons ATGGCTGCGACCAGTCTAGTGGGCATTTGTAGAAGAGCCTCGGCGTTCCTGAAGTCTGCTTGTTCCCTAGTAAATCCCAAGCCCCCTGCTCACTCCGG TTGCAGGTCTTCTCTTCATTTGTTGCACGAgaacacaccacatgccacatcTTTTCTCCAGTGTAAATTCCTTCATACCACGTTGTCAAGGAAAGGACTAGAAGAATTTTTTGATGACCCAAAGAATTGGGGGGAAGAAAAAGTCAAATCTG GAGCCTCATGGACCTGCCAGCAGCTGAGGAACAAAAGCAACGAAGACTTACATAAGCTTTG TCTGTTATCCTGGTGGGTTTCATCAAATGCTGCGTCAGTTGGGAATGTAAGTAGATTTTTCTGGCACATGCCCCTGCTGTCCTTCATTGTAGTACTTAGTCTAGAGCTTGTTTTGTTTAAGCCATACTTGTTTTGGGGGAAGTCTCCCATGAGCTGTGTAGGCtgcctctgtggctctgtgccAGCCCTGACCAGGCTGTGGAGTGGAACCTACCCAGTCCCTCAGTGCCAGTCCTGGCCAGGCTGTGGAGTGAAGCCTACCCAGTCCTTCAGTGCCAGCCCTGGCCAGGCTGCGGAGTGA